In Longimicrobiaceae bacterium, the sequence CTCGCGGAAGTGCGGCGTGGAGCGGGCCAGGTCGGCGCCCACCTGCTCCACGTACTCCTCCCAGCTCTTCTTGATCTCGTCCATGAACTCGCGCTTGAGCGTGCCCGCCGCCAGCGCCGTGTCGCGCCGCTCCGGGTGGTACGTCACGATGTCGCTCACCAGCGCCCGCGCCAGCCGCCGCGCCTTCTGTGCGGGATCCGTGGACCCGAACGACGGCGGCGGCCGCTTGACGGGCGCCGCGGCCGGAGCGCTCACGGGAGCCGCCGCGGGCGCGCTCGGCGCAGGAGATGGAGCCGCGACCGGCTGGGCCGGAGGCGCGGGCCGGGGCTGAGTGGGCGTCGCGGCCTGCGCGACGGCGGGCACGACGGGAGATGCGCTCGGGGCCGGCACTGGTGCGGACGGAGACGACGGGGCGGACACGGGAGATGCCACCGCGGGAGTCGCCGGCACGATCTCGGCCGCCGGGCTCGCGACTGCGGGCGTCTCGGCGGAGACGGGAGACGCCCCCGCCGTCGCCGTCGATGCGGTCGACGCTGCCTGGGCGGCCGATGCGGCGCCGGCCGCCACCGGGGCGGTGGCGCCAGCCGGGACGCCGATCTCGAACACGCCGCGGCAGATGGAGCAGCGCGCACGCACCCCGCCCGCTGGGATCTTCTGCGGGTCCACGCGGAAGACGGTGTTGCAGTGCGAGCATTGAGCGTTCATCGGTTCGAACCCCGCAAGCGTGTCGTCTGGAAGCCCCGGCCGTGCAGGCGCAGGGCGG encodes:
- a CDS encoding zinc-ribbon domain-containing protein → MNAQCSHCNTVFRVDPQKIPAGGVRARCSICRGVFEIGVPAGATAPVAAGAASAAQAASTASTATAGASPVSAETPAVASPAAEIVPATPAVASPVSAPSSPSAPVPAPSASPVVPAVAQAATPTQPRPAPPAQPVAAPSPAPSAPAAAPVSAPAAAPVKRPPPSFGSTDPAQKARRLARALVSDIVTYHPERRDTALAAGTLKREFMDEIKKSWEEYVEQVGADLARSTPHFREALNEILAKGHAIF